The following are from one region of the Candidatus Zixiibacteriota bacterium genome:
- a CDS encoding DNRLRE domain-containing protein, with protein sequence MNRHTLIFAGVLLLILGASCGHEQLPTNSTDAFSQGAGIGSDDSSQSLEIISAKLNFFVVVPNGQPVYLHRIEEAWDPATVSWNTFAGAYSLDVEGSVTVAAGGWHSADITGLVQGWTMDSVSNHGVLLEQSAPAGAPVAMHSSEKVGFSPFIEICYATMGSMICDTVMPSGDAFIDQALPDASTGSNQILLLGKMMMPNAEKQALLQFNMPDMVYDVEYSSINGVVWEDDDQDGILDPGETGISGIRVNLYDCQDVLLDSTLSNQSGSYKYDSLLAGGFVVEFMAPSGYFFSPQDQGPSDVIDSDVDPSTGRTECFALGEGEDALNWSAGLYAPVLIDSGCTRPLAYWKRLVGGLQVSNISSLLPIWLGANIGSSSICVEDARDVFDVLRMRTYGSPWNGITRLYAQLLVTKLNIASGALPDEVETEMKNADAFLALNSWSDWRGLDRQKKYMVIKWIWKFQRYNNGVIGPGRCGQVGNSLEDEASR encoded by the coding sequence ATGAATAGGCATACGCTGATTTTTGCAGGAGTCCTCCTGCTGATATTAGGCGCGAGCTGTGGTCATGAACAGCTTCCAACGAACTCAACCGATGCTTTCTCACAGGGGGCGGGGATAGGATCGGACGACTCTTCACAAAGCCTTGAGATCATTTCGGCCAAACTCAACTTCTTTGTTGTCGTGCCTAATGGCCAACCAGTCTACCTCCATCGAATCGAGGAAGCCTGGGATCCTGCAACAGTGAGCTGGAATACGTTTGCAGGGGCATACAGTTTGGATGTCGAAGGTTCGGTAACGGTTGCGGCAGGGGGATGGCACTCTGCGGATATTACCGGTCTTGTGCAAGGCTGGACAATGGATTCTGTCTCGAATCACGGCGTTCTGCTTGAGCAGTCTGCTCCGGCTGGAGCTCCGGTTGCCATGCACAGCAGCGAAAAAGTCGGCTTCTCTCCGTTTATCGAGATATGCTATGCGACCATGGGCAGCATGATCTGTGATACTGTCATGCCGTCAGGCGATGCCTTCATTGATCAGGCGCTGCCCGACGCGTCAACAGGCAGCAACCAGATACTCCTTCTCGGAAAGATGATGATGCCAAATGCGGAGAAGCAGGCACTTCTCCAGTTCAATATGCCGGACATGGTCTACGACGTCGAATACTCATCCATCAACGGCGTTGTGTGGGAGGATGACGATCAGGACGGCATTCTTGACCCGGGCGAAACTGGAATCTCAGGGATTCGCGTCAACCTATATGATTGTCAGGACGTTCTTCTTGACAGCACTCTGTCCAACCAGTCTGGATCATACAAATACGATAGCCTGCTGGCAGGCGGTTTTGTTGTGGAATTCATGGCGCCGTCTGGCTACTTCTTCAGCCCGCAGGATCAGGGGCCGAGTGATGTTATAGACAGTGACGTTGATCCGTCAACGGGGCGCACGGAATGCTTCGCGCTTGGCGAAGGGGAAGATGCACTGAATTGGTCTGCCGGATTATACGCTCCGGTGTTGATTGACTCCGGGTGTACGCGACCATTGGCTTATTGGAAGAGACTCGTCGGTGGTCTACAGGTTAGCAACATCTCGTCGCTTCTCCCGATATGGCTTGGGGCCAACATCGGTTCCAGCAGCATATGTGTTGAGGATGCTCGGGATGTCTTTGATGTGCTTAGGATGAGAACTTATGGTTCGCCCTGGAATGGCATCACGAGACTGTACGCGCAATTGCTTGTAACAAAGCTGAACATTGCCTCAGGTGCATTACCTGACGAGGTTGAAACCGAGATGAAGAACGCTGATGCGTTCCTCGCACTGAACTCCTGGTCCGATTGGAGAGGTCTCGACAGGCAGAAAAAGTACATGGTCATAAAGTGGATATGGAAATTCCAGAGATACAACAACGGTGTCATTGGACCTGGCCGCTGCGGTCAGGTAGGGAATTCACTTGAGGATGAAGCCAGCCGCTGA
- a CDS encoding ATP-binding cassette domain-containing protein — protein MIEIKNLSKYYGDFPAVDDISFEVPKGQILGFLGPNGAGKTTTVRVVTGFLPPTYGTVLVDGYDISSDSIEVRKRIGYLPENTPLYTEMNVIDYLKFIVDMRKDGISRPGKRIKQVVEQCGLGDVTYKDIGELSKGFRQRVGIAQAMVHDPPILILDEPTAGLDPNQIVEIRRLIKDLGREKTVILCSHILPEVEATCARVVIIHNGKIAADGSPKELQASSEGKGTVYIQIKGAGPELTQKLESVPGVERVTDARNIGENISDFTLEVFKGADPREDLFRLCVHNNLVLLEMNRREISLEDVFHALTKAEGM, from the coding sequence ATGATTGAGATAAAGAATCTATCCAAATACTACGGCGACTTTCCCGCTGTCGATGATATCTCATTCGAGGTACCCAAAGGACAGATACTCGGATTCCTGGGTCCGAACGGCGCGGGCAAGACGACGACAGTCCGTGTGGTGACGGGATTTCTTCCTCCGACCTACGGAACTGTGCTCGTTGATGGTTACGATATCTCATCCGATTCAATAGAAGTCCGCAAACGCATCGGATATCTGCCGGAGAATACGCCGCTTTATACCGAAATGAATGTCATCGACTACCTTAAGTTCATCGTTGATATGCGCAAAGATGGCATCTCCCGACCGGGCAAGCGGATAAAGCAGGTCGTAGAGCAGTGTGGACTTGGTGATGTCACGTACAAGGATATCGGTGAACTCTCCAAAGGCTTCCGCCAGAGAGTCGGCATTGCGCAGGCGATGGTACACGATCCGCCGATTCTCATCCTCGATGAGCCGACGGCAGGGCTCGATCCGAATCAGATTGTCGAGATTCGCAGACTTATCAAAGATCTCGGTCGAGAAAAGACGGTTATACTCTGTTCGCATATACTTCCCGAAGTGGAGGCGACGTGCGCTCGTGTTGTAATCATTCATAATGGCAAGATTGCGGCTGATGGCAGTCCTAAGGAGCTGCAGGCGTCATCGGAAGGGAAGGGGACTGTTTACATACAGATCAAGGGCGCCGGTCCGGAACTAACACAGAAGCTGGAGAGTGTCCCCGGCGTAGAGCGAGTGACGGATGCCCGGAACATTGGAGAGAACATCTCTGATTTCACTTTGGAAGTCTTCAAAGGCGCTGATCCGCGCGAAGATCTGTTTAGGCTTTGCGTGCACAACAATCTCGTGTTGCTGGAGATGAACCGGCGCGAGATTTCACTGGAAGATGTGTTCCATGCTCTGACAAAAGCGGAGGGCATGTAG
- a CDS encoding ABC transporter permease, which translates to MSNIWVLTRRELKAYFSSPIAYIIMTLFLLFSAWFFASSLFLANTADLRSLFSGARMLLLFFVPALAMRMLAEEKRSGTIEILSTMPLKDWQLVLGKFIPSFLLISITLLLTLVHYITLVILGNPDFGASFGGYVGMFFMSGVYLSIGLFTSSLTKNQIVAFITAFVIIFVLFLLDKIVIFMPSYVATIFEFLSTDYHYENIARGVIDSRDVIYYVSLIFFFLFLTVKSLETRKWK; encoded by the coding sequence ATGTCGAATATCTGGGTGCTTACACGTCGCGAACTGAAAGCATATTTCAGTTCACCGATTGCATATATCATAATGACTCTCTTTCTGCTGTTCTCTGCGTGGTTTTTCGCGTCATCACTTTTTCTTGCAAACACTGCAGATCTGAGAAGTCTTTTCTCCGGCGCGAGGATGCTGTTGCTCTTTTTCGTACCGGCATTAGCGATGCGGATGCTTGCGGAGGAGAAACGCTCAGGAACGATTGAGATTCTCTCGACCATGCCACTGAAAGACTGGCAGCTTGTGCTCGGCAAGTTCATTCCGTCATTCCTGCTGATATCGATCACGCTGCTTCTGACACTTGTTCACTATATCACGCTGGTCATTCTCGGGAATCCCGATTTTGGCGCGTCATTCGGCGGGTACGTGGGGATGTTCTTCATGTCGGGAGTCTATCTGTCGATTGGCCTATTCACGTCGAGCTTAACGAAGAATCAGATCGTGGCATTCATCACAGCATTCGTGATTATATTTGTTCTCTTTCTGCTCGATAAGATCGTAATCTTCATGCCGAGCTATGTCGCGACCATCTTCGAGTTCCTTTCGACCGACTATCACTACGAGAATATAGCACGAGGCGTTATTGATAGCCGCGATGTGATCTACTACGTGTCGTTGATTTTCTTTTTCCTGTTCCTGACGGTCAAGTCGCTTGAAACGAGGAAGTGGAAGTAG
- a CDS encoding Gldg family protein, whose protein sequence is MATGVKKGATASTTIIIVVGCLVFANLISVNLFTRADLTDSGIYSLSEASKELVHNLTDRVVIKCYFTEDLPPPYNQNARYLKDQLAEYRAYSGGKLQVEFVDPAQTDREQEAQQYRIPPVQVNAYESDRLEIKKVYMGMVFLYEDRTEVLPVLQSTAGLEYEISRTIRKITSASMPRIAFVTGHGESDLQQTLKNINQVLSREYIITPLDLANQTEIQSNIDAVLIVSPKAAFSEWELFLLDQYLMKGGKVGFFIDKFNCDIQNNSSTPISTGLGDLLRKYGVGINDDLVLDALCARIGVQQQTGFFRIQNQVEFRYFPRVTDFQEENVIVKGFDGLTFTFISSLDTAVAVPQGVQREILAWSSELSAAEKDPFNFDPFREFGRADLDRQHIPLVAAMTGQFPSYFSGMGIPMYTGTDTTFNPATVVKVDSSMTTRMIVVGDGDFAEDRNMSSQSNLVFFMNVVDWLSQDEGLISIRSKQVASRPLDEISSGWKRVIKYSNILAMPILVIMFGVIRWRIRKSNKKRRL, encoded by the coding sequence ATGGCTACGGGAGTTAAGAAAGGCGCGACCGCGAGCACGACGATAATCATCGTTGTTGGGTGCCTGGTTTTCGCGAATCTGATTTCAGTCAATCTGTTCACGCGCGCGGATCTGACGGACAGCGGAATATACTCACTGTCAGAAGCCTCGAAAGAGCTGGTCCACAATCTTACGGACCGTGTTGTCATTAAATGCTACTTCACCGAGGATCTGCCGCCGCCCTATAACCAGAACGCTCGTTACCTCAAGGATCAGCTTGCGGAATATCGCGCATATTCCGGCGGCAAGCTTCAGGTCGAGTTTGTCGATCCCGCTCAGACTGACAGGGAGCAGGAAGCTCAGCAATATCGTATACCTCCGGTTCAGGTGAACGCCTACGAGAGCGACCGTCTTGAGATCAAGAAGGTCTATATGGGAATGGTCTTCCTGTATGAAGACCGGACAGAGGTGTTGCCGGTGCTTCAATCGACTGCCGGGCTCGAATACGAGATTTCTCGCACTATCCGCAAAATTACATCGGCTTCGATGCCTCGGATCGCATTTGTCACAGGTCATGGGGAGTCAGACTTGCAGCAGACTCTCAAGAATATTAATCAGGTTTTGTCCCGAGAGTATATCATCACTCCGCTTGACCTGGCGAATCAAACTGAAATACAGAGCAATATCGACGCCGTTCTGATTGTGTCGCCTAAGGCGGCATTCAGCGAGTGGGAGCTGTTTCTTCTCGACCAATACCTGATGAAGGGGGGCAAGGTCGGATTCTTCATCGATAAATTCAATTGCGATATACAGAACAATAGCTCGACTCCTATTTCAACCGGACTGGGTGACCTGCTCAGAAAGTATGGCGTAGGAATCAACGATGACCTGGTCTTGGATGCACTATGTGCGAGGATAGGGGTGCAGCAGCAGACTGGGTTCTTCCGCATCCAGAACCAGGTGGAGTTTAGATATTTCCCGCGCGTCACCGATTTTCAAGAGGAGAATGTGATCGTAAAGGGCTTCGACGGCCTCACGTTCACATTCATCAGTTCGCTTGACACTGCCGTCGCCGTTCCACAGGGTGTTCAGAGAGAGATTCTTGCCTGGTCATCCGAGCTGTCTGCAGCAGAAAAGGATCCATTCAATTTCGATCCGTTCAGAGAGTTTGGACGCGCCGATCTTGACCGTCAGCACATTCCGCTTGTCGCGGCTATGACGGGGCAATTCCCGAGCTATTTCTCTGGTATGGGGATACCGATGTATACCGGGACCGATACAACGTTTAATCCTGCGACAGTCGTGAAAGTTGACTCATCGATGACCACAAGAATGATCGTCGTTGGTGATGGCGATTTTGCTGAGGATCGAAATATGAGTTCGCAGAGCAATCTGGTCTTCTTCATGAACGTCGTCGACTGGCTATCTCAGGACGAAGGCCTCATTTCGATTCGATCCAAGCAGGTCGCGAGCCGTCCGCTCGATGAGATTTCCAGCGGTTGGAAACGCGTTATCAAGTATTCCAATATCCTGGCCATGCCAATTCTGGTGATCATGTTTGGCGTGATTCGGTGGCGGATTCGCAAATCGAACAAGAAGAGGCGACTCTGA
- a CDS encoding DUF4340 domain-containing protein: protein MKKQYLSILILIVLVAAYFAVQHRETSIIGPKGSSEFLDIDTATVNKISMRRLGAAVTLTRAAGIWYVARDENAYKADASAINQIVTAIADVQVGNVISDNPGNQIKFQVDTLTGSTVELYSGDRLVAGLVVGKMSSDFGHTYVRRIGSENVYLATGMLTHQFTRAPDDWRDHTVIEVPQDDVVSIEIKSGKEHYQVVRSDSIWQLSRFPFSETIDGDQDRIGRLLSTVCQLDASGFATPYDTTEYDFADVQSIWSITLSDGSATLLEAAVPIGDSKRHFMRVSGDETIFILPDNVWSEIAKSIDDLLPDEKNS from the coding sequence ATGAAGAAGCAGTATCTCTCGATACTTATTCTTATCGTTTTGGTTGCGGCGTACTTCGCGGTGCAGCACCGGGAAACATCAATCATTGGTCCAAAAGGCTCTTCAGAGTTTCTCGACATCGATACTGCGACAGTAAACAAGATTTCCATGCGAAGACTCGGAGCCGCGGTGACTTTGACGCGGGCGGCGGGCATCTGGTATGTCGCACGGGATGAGAATGCGTATAAGGCGGATGCAAGTGCCATAAACCAGATTGTGACTGCGATTGCGGATGTTCAGGTAGGTAATGTGATCTCCGACAATCCTGGCAATCAGATCAAATTCCAGGTTGATACACTGACTGGCTCGACGGTCGAGCTGTACTCCGGAGACAGGTTGGTTGCGGGGTTGGTCGTCGGGAAGATGTCGAGTGACTTTGGGCACACATATGTGCGAAGGATAGGGAGTGAAAACGTCTACCTTGCAACGGGGATGTTGACGCACCAATTCACCAGAGCACCGGACGACTGGCGAGATCATACGGTCATTGAGGTTCCTCAGGATGACGTCGTCTCGATAGAAATCAAGTCTGGAAAAGAGCATTATCAGGTAGTTCGAAGCGACTCAATATGGCAGTTATCGAGATTCCCATTCAGCGAAACAATTGATGGCGATCAGGACAGGATTGGTAGGCTATTGAGCACGGTCTGTCAGCTTGATGCGAGCGGCTTCGCAACCCCCTACGATACAACAGAGTATGATTTTGCCGATGTGCAGTCGATCTGGTCGATCACTTTAAGTGATGGTTCAGCTACGCTGCTCGAAGCCGCTGTTCCGATAGGGGATAGCAAACGGCATTTTATGAGAGTTTCGGGCGACGAAACGATATTTATATTGCCTGATAACGTTTGGAGTGAGATCGCGAAAAGTATCGATGATCTCCTTCCAGACGAAAAAAACAGTTGA
- the nth gene encoding endonuclease III: MESLLSIMKKIISLLKKNYAQACCTLQHASPLTLLISTILSAQATDKSVNAVTPDLFRRFPDAESFAKARLASIEKIIKPLGLYKNKAKSIRNCCRILLDEFGGEVPRTMAELVRLPGVGRKTANVVLGNAFGIEEGICVDTHVGRLSRRIGLSESKDPADVEQDLMKKVPRPDWTIISHLLIAHGRAVCDARKPDCENCFLKKPCPRKGVE, encoded by the coding sequence ATGGAATCGCTACTTTCCATCATGAAGAAGATCATTTCGCTCTTAAAGAAAAACTACGCACAGGCATGTTGCACGTTGCAGCATGCATCGCCGCTTACGTTGCTGATATCTACCATACTATCAGCGCAGGCAACCGACAAATCGGTCAATGCGGTCACCCCTGACTTGTTCAGGAGATTCCCCGATGCAGAGTCTTTTGCCAAGGCGCGGCTGGCATCAATTGAAAAGATTATCAAGCCGCTGGGACTGTACAAAAACAAGGCAAAGTCTATACGCAACTGTTGCAGAATACTACTCGATGAATTCGGTGGTGAAGTCCCGCGCACGATGGCTGAGCTTGTACGCCTACCGGGTGTCGGGCGCAAGACTGCGAATGTTGTTCTCGGGAATGCGTTCGGAATCGAAGAAGGGATTTGCGTTGACACTCATGTCGGAAGGCTTTCTCGAAGGATCGGACTTTCCGAGTCGAAAGACCCTGCAGATGTAGAGCAAGACTTGATGAAGAAGGTGCCAAGACCAGACTGGACAATCATTTCACACTTGTTGATTGCGCATGGTCGCGCGGTTTGTGACGCGCGAAAACCTGACTGCGAGAACTGCTTCCTGAAGAAGCCATGCCCAAGGAAAGGCGTGGAGTAA
- the amrB gene encoding AmmeMemoRadiSam system protein B, translating to MKFGWSSEIAAAILLIFVGCLFAGSIRIPQFAGVFYPGNPAVLASTVDSMIALATVPSDVGRPAALISPHAGYIYSGPTAAYGYKLLKGLDYSTIIIIGPSHRVGFDGCAVYNEGKWRTPLGDVEIDAELADRLCNESSAIYPGTEEHRQEHSIEVQVPFLQRVLGRFKIVPIEMGYQSETTIKALADALSNVLRGRDDILLVVSTDLSHYYPRETAEQYDNYCISLIQNMKGETLASKLQTDAAKMCGGGPTAAVLIACERLGLTGVRILKYDDSGTSSGDPTSVVGYVSAVIYREDEVETKPQKSEKNETEEYLSKSEQHALLKLARQSIEAAVNNGDRPALDNLSGKLAEPGAAFVTITINGQLRGCIGYTEAIVPLKECVSECAVSAALRDPRFNPLSKQELDKIDLEISVLTPLVDVEDVNDITVGRDGLMISHMGRRGLLLPQVATDYGWDRETFLAQTCRKAGLPTDAWKTGAQIQKFTAFVFGGD from the coding sequence ATGAAATTTGGATGGTCTTCTGAAATTGCGGCAGCTATTCTGCTGATTTTCGTCGGGTGTTTGTTCGCCGGCAGCATTCGAATCCCCCAATTCGCCGGCGTATTCTATCCGGGCAATCCTGCTGTGTTGGCAAGTACTGTCGATTCGATGATCGCACTCGCCACCGTGCCGTCAGATGTCGGTCGTCCCGCTGCGTTGATTTCGCCTCATGCGGGTTACATATATTCCGGACCGACCGCCGCATACGGCTACAAATTATTAAAGGGTCTCGACTACTCGACAATCATAATCATTGGACCATCCCACAGGGTTGGCTTCGACGGATGCGCCGTATATAATGAGGGAAAGTGGCGTACGCCGCTCGGCGACGTCGAGATAGACGCAGAACTGGCAGACAGACTCTGCAACGAGAGCAGCGCCATATATCCCGGCACAGAAGAACATCGCCAGGAGCATTCGATCGAGGTTCAGGTGCCGTTCCTGCAGCGAGTACTCGGTAGATTCAAGATCGTGCCCATCGAGATGGGATATCAGTCTGAGACTACGATCAAAGCGCTGGCCGATGCGCTATCAAATGTGCTCCGTGGTCGCGATGACATCCTGCTTGTAGTTTCGACTGATCTCTCACATTATTATCCACGCGAAACAGCTGAGCAATATGATAATTACTGCATTTCGTTGATACAGAATATGAAGGGCGAAACGCTGGCGTCGAAATTACAGACCGACGCCGCCAAGATGTGCGGCGGTGGGCCGACTGCGGCAGTGCTGATCGCCTGTGAGAGGCTTGGACTGACCGGTGTGAGAATTCTCAAGTACGACGATTCGGGAACATCTTCAGGCGATCCCACAAGTGTTGTCGGTTATGTCTCGGCTGTGATATACAGGGAGGACGAAGTGGAAACAAAGCCTCAGAAGTCAGAAAAGAATGAGACAGAAGAGTATCTGAGCAAGTCTGAGCAACACGCACTGTTGAAACTTGCGCGTCAGTCAATAGAGGCTGCAGTGAACAACGGCGACAGACCGGCGCTCGACAATCTCTCCGGGAAACTGGCCGAGCCGGGGGCGGCGTTTGTGACTATCACAATTAATGGGCAGTTGCGGGGTTGCATCGGGTATACCGAGGCAATTGTGCCACTAAAAGAGTGCGTATCGGAATGTGCAGTCAGCGCAGCATTGCGCGACCCCCGTTTCAATCCCTTGTCAAAGCAAGAACTCGACAAGATCGATCTGGAGATATCGGTCTTGACTCCGTTAGTGGATGTCGAGGACGTGAACGATATTACAGTTGGACGCGACGGGTTGATGATCTCGCACATGGGACGGCGCGGGTTGCTCCTTCCGCAGGTTGCAACAGACTACGGATGGGACCGTGAGACATTTCTCGCACAGACATGCCGCAAGGCGGGCCTTCCCACCGACGCCTGGAAAACGGGCGCCCAAATTCAGAAATTCACCGCGTTTGTGTTTGGGGGGGATTAG
- a CDS encoding DUF362 domain-containing protein produces MSKSKVVLVKSKSLSSGGAGDQRILGTMLSKGLSVLYDGIDSVDAWRKLSDSTGRVGMKTNCVSGRNMSTSVELATALAEKLVAAGKAERDIIIWDRQNRELESAGYSLNYAKNGVRCFGTDTRDVGYASSFHTNGKVASMVTNILEIECDHLINVPILKDHSLAGVSGAMKNLYGAIHNPNKYHDNNCDPYVAELSALPIIRSKSSLIVTDMTRVQYHGGPGFRGSYVVKYGAVIMSFDAVAIDAIGGTILDRLRIENDMHTLAESGRPAKWLITAEMLGLGNSDPANIELIVIEVD; encoded by the coding sequence ATGTCAAAAAGCAAGGTAGTTCTGGTCAAGTCGAAATCGCTCAGTTCAGGAGGAGCTGGCGATCAACGTATCTTGGGGACAATGCTCTCCAAAGGGCTCTCCGTTTTGTATGACGGGATAGATTCTGTGGACGCATGGAGAAAGCTCAGCGATTCTACCGGCAGGGTTGGGATGAAGACGAATTGTGTATCCGGAAGGAACATGTCAACTTCAGTCGAATTGGCGACGGCTCTTGCGGAAAAGCTTGTCGCTGCAGGAAAGGCGGAGCGTGACATAATCATTTGGGATAGGCAGAACAGAGAACTCGAATCGGCCGGATACTCCCTGAATTATGCCAAGAATGGTGTCAGATGTTTTGGAACAGATACGCGCGATGTCGGGTATGCAAGCTCTTTTCACACGAATGGCAAGGTTGCCAGCATGGTGACAAACATCCTCGAAATTGAGTGTGATCATCTGATTAATGTTCCGATCCTCAAGGATCACTCTCTGGCGGGCGTATCGGGTGCGATGAAAAATCTTTACGGCGCAATTCACAATCCGAACAAGTATCATGACAACAATTGCGATCCGTATGTAGCCGAATTGAGTGCGCTGCCGATTATCAGGAGCAAATCGTCACTCATCGTGACCGATATGACGCGTGTGCAGTATCACGGTGGACCCGGATTCAGGGGCTCGTATGTTGTGAAGTATGGAGCGGTGATTATGTCGTTTGATGCTGTTGCAATTGATGCTATCGGAGGGACGATCCTCGACCGGCTTCGCATTGAGAACGACATGCATACTCTGGCGGAGTCCGGTCGGCCGGCAAAGTGGCTCATCACTGCGGAGATGCTCGGTCTCGGCAACTCCGATCCTGCAAATATCGAACTGATTGTGATTGAGGTCGATTGA
- the amrS gene encoding AmmeMemoRadiSam system radical SAM enzyme, whose product MRRRSFIKRVGATAGLMCAGGHICDVICGSLENAYAFGYTDSLSDVEARYYKKLEEDIIQCQLCPRECTVSDVERGFCGVRENQKGVYKTLVYNRACSMNIDPIEKKPLFHFRPGTTAFSIATAGCNVNCKFCQNWNISQVRPEQVQNIELTSDEIAAECIERNIPTVAYTYSEPVIFYEYMYDTAVRTRRDKIRNVVITGGYINEKPLLELLEVVDAVKVDLKSFSEQYYKDIVNGELKPVLESIKLIHKNGKWLELVYLVVPTLNDSDEEFRNLCRWVRDELSPDVPIHFTRFHPTYLMTNLPPTPVETLERAFAIAQDEGLNFPYVGNVPGNKGENTRCPKCGDVVIERHGFLIRKNNLKAGKCGVCGAAIPGVWD is encoded by the coding sequence ATGAGACGGAGATCATTCATCAAGAGAGTAGGCGCGACAGCGGGTCTGATGTGTGCCGGAGGCCATATCTGCGATGTGATCTGTGGTTCACTGGAAAATGCGTACGCATTCGGTTATACAGACTCTCTTTCTGACGTCGAAGCGCGGTATTATAAGAAATTGGAAGAAGATATTATCCAGTGCCAACTCTGTCCGCGCGAGTGCACGGTATCTGATGTTGAACGGGGGTTCTGCGGAGTGCGCGAGAATCAGAAAGGCGTTTACAAGACGCTCGTCTACAACCGCGCCTGTTCAATGAACATTGACCCTATCGAGAAGAAGCCTCTGTTCCATTTTCGGCCCGGTACGACTGCGTTCTCCATAGCCACTGCCGGATGCAACGTTAACTGCAAGTTCTGCCAGAACTGGAATATCTCGCAGGTTAGGCCGGAGCAAGTGCAGAATATCGAATTGACATCTGACGAGATAGCCGCCGAGTGCATCGAGCGAAATATCCCGACCGTGGCGTACACTTACTCCGAGCCGGTGATCTTCTACGAGTATATGTACGATACCGCCGTCAGGACGCGCCGGGACAAGATCAGGAATGTCGTCATTACCGGCGGGTATATCAATGAGAAACCGCTGCTTGAGTTGCTGGAGGTCGTGGACGCGGTCAAGGTCGATCTCAAGTCGTTCTCAGAACAGTATTATAAAGATATCGTGAATGGTGAGCTGAAGCCGGTTCTCGAAAGCATAAAGCTGATTCACAAGAACGGAAAATGGCTGGAGCTTGTCTATCTTGTCGTGCCAACTCTCAATGACTCAGATGAAGAATTTCGCAATCTATGTCGCTGGGTCAGGGACGAATTGTCGCCCGATGTCCCGATTCACTTCACTCGATTTCATCCGACATATCTGATGACGAACCTTCCGCCTACACCGGTTGAGACGCTCGAGCGTGCATTCGCCATCGCTCAAGACGAAGGTTTGAACTTTCCATATGTCGGCAATGTGCCGGGCAATAAGGGCGAGAATACTCGCTGTCCGAAGTGCGGTGATGTCGTGATTGAGCGGCACGGGTTCCTGATTCGCAAGAACAATCTCAAAGCTGGAAAATGCGGAGTGTGCGGTGCCGCTATACCGGGTGTCTGGGACTGA